A region of the Microcystis aeruginosa FD4 genome:
ACCTGATAGGGTTGGGGACGAAAGAGAATTTTATAGGGGTCTTTGGGTGTATCAATGCGTACCTGAAAATACTTATAAGTTAAACGATGGGTTAAACCCTGCCAAGATTGGGGTAAGCGATCGAGGGCTATAGTCATAGGTTAATCAGGAATTGTGTCAACTTGTCGCTAAGATTCCCCTATAATGTATCCCATTTAAGACCCAAACAAAAGTGAGGTTTATACAAAATGGGATTGCCAAGTTGTTCGCTCTGGTTTTTTACGGCGCGAACCGATGTCTGGTTTATGATGAACACTATTCCCCATCTAGTCAAAATGAGTCAGTTTCCCTTCCAGGAAAAGGTACTCGCTATTGACACGGCCCCTTTAAGCGGGGAAAAGGTTAATCGCCCCGGACTGGGTACAATGGAGGAATTAAGAGCCTGTGGTGAAAAATTAGTTAAAGATGGCATAATCGATCGCCTAGTGGATTTTAACTACGATCCGGGCTATCGTCAGCGTATCTATCAAAAGCATTTCGGCAGTCCCCTCCGTTCCACCCATAACTACAAAGGTTATCCGATTTTCGGCTCGATCTTCAAAATCGAGCAATGTCGCAGTGATTATATGGTTCATTATGACAGTGACATGATGCTCTACCAAGAACCGGATTACAGTTGGATCCGCGAAGGGATCGAGTTAATGGAAACCCATCCAGAAATGATGTTTGTGCGTCCTTTGTCCGGTCCACCCCGGCCCGATGGTACGATTTATTCTCCCCATCCTTGCACGAAAAATCCCGACGGATTCTATCAATTTAAATTTTTTGGTAGTCGTGCCTATCTACTTAATTGTCATCGCTACGATCGCCTTTTACCGATCACCCCCCTCTGGCGCTCCTATAAAAATACCTTTCTCGATCATTTACCCGATGGTTTAAAAGCTTGGGGCAATATTTTGACCGGTAAAGGAAAACTCGACTCTTGGGAAATTATGGTTTCTCGCTCCCTAGAACAAAGCAACTACTATCGCGCCACTCTCACCAATGCCAAGGGTTGGACTCTGCACCCCAACGAGCGCTCTGCCGCTTTTAGGCAAGCTTGGCCGACTATTATCGAAAAAATCGAAGCGGGTATTTACCCACCTCAGCAAGCTGGTTATTATGACCTGATTCCGGAATTATGGTATTAAAAGAGCGTTAGTTCTCTAGATTTGAGGTGAGGCGATCATTGCTTAGATTTCATAGCACCAGTTATAACCTCGTAAGCGCCTGTTGTTTTCGTTAAACGATGTAATATTTTGTGTACACCGCAACTCATTGACGATTGCGTAATGTAGAAAGTGAGTGCAGCGACAATTGTACTTGTCAAACAATGGTATAGTACAAGTAAATTGCTAATTATCGGCAGGTAGCGTCTGTCATAGATATAGCTTGTGGAGTTGAAATATGTCTAGTACACACACTGGTATTGAGTGGACTGATAAAACGTGGAATCCAACAACCGGGTGCGACAAAATTAGCACTGGTTGTCTGCATTGTTATGCCGAAGCTATTACACAGCGTTTTCCCAAAAACTTTCCCAATGGATTCACCTTGACTTTGCATCCAGAAAGATTGGAAGAACCCTTACGTTGGCGCACTCCCAGTCGAGTTTTCGTCAACTCAATGAGTGATCTTTTTCATGATGATGTGCCTCTCGACTTTATCAGACAAGTTTTCTCCGTTATTCATTCAACACCATGGCATATATATCAGATTCTAACAAAGCGACATCAACGTCTAGGTGATTTAGCGTCTAAATTAGATTTTCCCGACAACATTTGGCTAGGTGTATCTGTCGAGAACCAAAACCACACAGATCGGATTGAATCTCTTCGGACAGTGCCTGTTTCAGTGCGCTTCATTTCATGCGAGCCACTTTTAGGACCACTAGAACTTAATTTAACTGGCATTGATTGGGTTATTGTCGGCGGAGAATCTGGGCAAAAACATCGCCCGATGAAACTTGACTGGGCAAGGGATATCCGCGATCAATGTCAAAATTCAGGGGTCGCATTTTTTTTCAAACAAGTTGGGGGAAGGACACCAAAAGCAGGGGGGAGATTACTTGATGATAAAATCAGGGACGAGATGCCTAATGCCTGGAATCAGCATATCCAAAAATGGGGAACTGTCCCACTTAAATCAGCAAAACATTCAAAGAAACTAGAACTTATTGCCTAGTTGGAAACGTTACCTTTACTGAATCTGCAAACGTAACTGCTCCCTTTTTCTTTGGACGTTTGTTTGCTGGTGGATCTGCAACAATTTTGTTCTGAGCTTCAAGATTGCTAAGGGCGGTTTTATAGTTTTTACTAATATATGGTTTCCCAACATGATGCTGATTATAGATATCCTTCATTGTCATGCTTTTTCCTGAAAATGTATCCAACAACATAGATTCTAGTTCATCAAGAGGACGGGTTAGCTCAAAGAGTAAAGGTTGTTGGAGAGTCGCAGGATTATACTCAAAAGATGGCACGCCCTGCGTCTGCTCAGAACTCTCTTTAGCCATTATCTCTTTCATAATTTTATAGCCTATAGGATTCTTGCTTACAAAAATTAGGTGATGGCTAGTACGATTTCCCATTTCATGTCTGAAACGAAATGGAAGAACATATTTACCCCCCATTTCTTTCAAGGCTTCACAGATAGCTTCTAAAACGGTTAACTCACGCTCTTGTGGAGTAAGTGTTTTCAATCGTTCGCGGAGTTGATCTGCTCGCACTTGTCCGAATAGCGCATTGATGTGTTCTTTGACTGCATCATTACTTAAAGCCATGTTGATGCGATTGTAATTGAAGAAGAAGATGCAATCACAACCCCAATCTTTGACGACCGAATTAACAAGTTGAAGAGATATCCCCTTGTAACCCCAAGGATCAACAAAAAGTAAAGTGGGAACTAATTTCATGCTTTGGAAGGTTTTAACTATGTTCTCTCCAACCTCATGGTTGAATATTTGAGGGGGGTATTTTAAATTTTCTATGCCCGGAATTGAATCTATAGCTTGTTGAAGAGAATTAACATTTTCCACATCGGCATCGTTAAAGATCGATACCAACATATTTCGCA
Encoded here:
- a CDS encoding DUF5131 family protein; translated protein: MSSTHTGIEWTDKTWNPTTGCDKISTGCLHCYAEAITQRFPKNFPNGFTLTLHPERLEEPLRWRTPSRVFVNSMSDLFHDDVPLDFIRQVFSVIHSTPWHIYQILTKRHQRLGDLASKLDFPDNIWLGVSVENQNHTDRIESLRTVPVSVRFISCEPLLGPLELNLTGIDWVIVGGESGQKHRPMKLDWARDIRDQCQNSGVAFFFKQVGGRTPKAGGRLLDDKIRDEMPNAWNQHIQKWGTVPLKSAKHSKKLELIA
- a CDS encoding three-Cys-motif partner protein TcmP — encoded protein: MTENSFFNEQKEQSLIKARIVEKYFWAWAKVIISKVKKGSSSNQKIAYVDLFAGAGRYKDGSKSTPVKVLETAIADPDMRNMLVSIFNDADVENVNSLQQAIDSIPGIENLKYPPQIFNHEVGENIVKTFQSMKLVPTLLFVDPWGYKGISLQLVNSVVKDWGCDCIFFFNYNRINMALSNDAVKEHINALFGQVRADQLRERLKTLTPQERELTVLEAICEALKEMGGKYVLPFRFRHEMGNRTSHHLIFVSKNPIGYKIMKEIMAKESSEQTQGVPSFEYNPATLQQPLLFELTRPLDELESMLLDTFSGKSMTMKDIYNQHHVGKPYISKNYKTALSNLEAQNKIVADPPANKRPKKKGAVTFADSVKVTFPTRQ